One Acropora palmata chromosome 2, jaAcrPala1.3, whole genome shotgun sequence genomic window carries:
- the LOC141873421 gene encoding adenosine receptor A2a-like, translating into MANSCADVTAPMPLSFFTAIVSLLLALVTIPGNLIVCIAVLKDPLKSLKTPFTFFVVNLAVADLVVGVVTEPLSVLTHFREGFSLEVRHYVVSIHMSYFISCTASVLNLAALTADRFVAISYPLQYRVRFTTSRATVVAGLIWLVSFSLPLIYFEVGYLRYAFVFANTAVALTLVIFLFTYVRTVRAMRAQVSQWDGMRQSSQSEDNRARLRAASVEKNITQAFMVMLGFFLCCYIPSCIIIYIMNFCSSCNCTTIHVFRDLQFIFVLSSSALNPFVYAWRLPNFRTAFKILRSRKIHDTATSSSRQENRAHTPRTLEFS; encoded by the coding sequence ATGGCCAATTCTTGTGCTGACGTTACAGCACCAATGCCTCTTTCCTTCTTCACGGCGATAGTGTCCTTGCTTCTTGCTCTTGTGACAATTCCGGGCAACTTAATAGTTTGTATTGCTGTCTTGAAAGATCCGTTGAAGAGCCTCAAGACACCTTTCACTTTCTTCGTTGTAAATCTTGCCGTTGCAGACTTAGTTGTTGGTGTAGTGACCGAACCTTTGTCTGTGTTGACTCACTTTCGGGAAGGATTTTCGCTTGAAGTACGCCATTACGTCGTGTCCATCCATATGTCTTACTTCATCTCCTGCACCGCGTCAGTCTTAAACCTTGCTGCTCTGACGGCGGATCGCTTCGTAGCCATCAGCTATCCTTTGCAGTATCGTGTCAGGTTCACCACATCTCGGGCGACTGTCGTAGCAGGTTTAATTTGGTTGGTTTCTTTCTCGCTGCCGTTAATCTACTTCGAGGTTGGTTATTTGAGGTACGCCTTTGTGTTTGCCAACACGGCTGTGGCTCTTACTTTGgtcatttttctcttcacCTACGTTCGAACTGTGCGAGCGATGCGTGCACAGGTTTCACAATGGGATGGGATGCGACAGAGTTCGCAATCAGAGGACAATCGAGCAAGACTCAGGGCGGCGTCGGTGGAGAAGAACATCACACAGGCATTTATGGTGATGTTGGGCTTCTTCCTTTGCTGTTATATTCCATCGTGCATAATAATTTACATCATGAATTTCTGTTCATCTTGTAACTGCACCACCATCCATGTTTTTAGGGATCTTCAGTTCATCTTTGTCTTGTCTTCGTCTGCGCTGAATCCCTTCGTGTATGCATGGCGTTTACCAAACTTTCGAACAGCGTTCAAGATTTTACGATCACGAAAAATACACGATACAGCAACATCCTCGAGCCGACAAGAAAATCGGGCGCATACTCCTAGAACCTTAGAATTCTCTTGA
- the LOC141873420 gene encoding trace amine-associated receptor 9-like: protein MANSCADVKAPMPLSFFTGIVSLLLALVTIPGNLIVCIAVLKDPFRSLKTPFTFFVVNLAVADLVVGAVTEPLSALAHFREGFSLEIRLFVVPMHMSYFISCTASVLNLAALTADRFVAISYPLQYRVRFSTSRATIIAGLIWLVSLLLPFTYFKVGALKYAFVFANTAVALTLVIFLFTYVRTVRAMRAQVSQWDTMRQSSQSEDNRARLRAASLEKNITQAFMVMLGFFLCCYIPSCIIIYIMNLCSSCNCTTIHVFRDLQFIFVLSSSALNPFVYAWRLPNFRRAFKKILRSRKIHETATTSSRQENRAHTPRTLEFS from the coding sequence ATGGCCAATTCTTGTGCTGACGTTAAAGCGCCAATGCCTCTTTCCTTCTTCACGGGAATAGTATCCTTGCTTCTTGCTCTTGTGACAATTCCGGGCAACTTAATAGTTTGCATTGCAGTCTTGAAAGATCCATTTAGGAGCCTCAAGACACCTTTTACTTTCTTCGTTGTAAATCTTGCTGTTGCAGACTTGGTTGTTGGCGCAGTGACCGAACCTTTATCTGCTTTGGCTCACTTTCGGGAaggattttcgcttgaaataCGCCTTTTCGTCGTGCCCATGCACATGTCTTACTTTATCTCCTGCACCGCGTCAGTCTTAAACCTTGCTGCTTTGACGGCGGATCGCTTCGTAGCCATCAGCTATCCTTTGCAGTATCGTGTGAGGTTCAGCACAAGTCGAGCGACTATCATAGCGGGGTTAATTTGGTTGGTTTCTCTCTTGCTGCCGTTCACCTACTTCAAGGTCGGTGCTTTAAAGTACGCCTTTGTGTTTGCCAACACGGCTGTGGCTCTTACTTTGgtcatttttctcttcacCTACGTTCGAACTGTGCGAGCGATGCGTGCACAGGTTTCACAATGGGATACGATGCGACAGAGTTCGCAATCAGAGGACAATCGAGCAAGACTCAGGGCGGCGTCGTTGGAGAAGAACATTACACAGGCATTTATGGTGATGTTGGGCTTCTTCCTTTGCTGTTATATTCCATCGTGCATAATAATTTACATCATGAATCTCTGTTCATCTTGTAACTGCACCACCATCCATGTTTTTAGGGATCTACAGTTCATCTTTGTCTTGTCTTCGTCTGCGCTGAATCCCTTCGTGTATGCATGGCGTTTACCAAACTTTCGAAGAGCGTTCAAGAAGATTTTACGATCACGAAAAATACACGAAACAGCAACAACTTCGAGCCGACAAGAAAATCGGGCGCATACTCCCAGAACCTTAGAATTCTCTTGA
- the LOC141873419 gene encoding histamine H2 receptor-like — MASSCADVKAPMPLSFFTAIVSLLLALVTIPGNLIVCIAVLKDPLKSLKTPFTFFVVNLAVADLVVGVVTEPVSVLTHFREGFSLEIRHYVVPIHMSYFISCTASVLNLAALTADRFVAISYPLQYRVRFTTTRATVIAGLIWLVSFSLSFIYFEVGYLRYAFVFANTAVALTLVIFLFTYVRTVRAVRAQVSQWDGMQQSSQSEDNRARLRAASVEKNITQAFMVMLGFFLCCYIPSCIIIYIMNLCSSCNCTSIHVFRDLQFIFVLFSSALNPFVYAWRLPNFRRAFKKILRSRKTHETATSSSLQENREHTPRTLEFS, encoded by the coding sequence ATGGCCAGTTCTTGTGCTGACGTTAAAGCGCCAATGCCTCTTTCCTTCTTCACGGCGATAGTATCCTTGCTTCTTGCTCTTGTGACAATTCCGGGCAACTTAATAGTTTGTATTGCTGTCTTGAAAGATCCGTTGAAGAGCCTCAAGACACCTTTCACTTTCTTCGTTGTAAATCTTGCCGTTGCAGACTTAGTTGTTGGCGTAGTGACCGAACCTGTGTCTGTGTTGACTCACTTTCGGGAaggattttcgcttgaaataCGCCATTACGTCGTGCCCATTCATATGTCTTACTTCATCTCCTGCACCGCGTCAGTCTTAAACCTTGCTGCTCTGACGGCGGATCGCTTCGTAGCCATCAGCTATCCTTTGCAGTATCGTGTCAGGTTCACCACAACTCGAGCGACTGTCATAGCAGGTTTAATTTGGCTGGTTTCTTTCTCGCTGTCGTTCATCTACTTCGAGGTTGGTTATTTGAGGTACGCCTTTGTGTTTGCCAACACGGCTGTGGCTCTTACTTTGgtcatttttctcttcacCTACGTTCGAACTGTGCGAGCGGTGCGTGCACAGGTTTCACAATGGGATGGGATGCAACAGAGTTCGCAATCAGAGGACAATCGAGCAAGACTCAGGGCGGCGTCGGTGGAGAAGAACATCACACAGGCGTTTATGGTGATGTTGGGCTTCTTCCTTTGCTGTTACATTCCATCGTGCATAATAATTTACATCATGAATCTCTGTTCATCCTGTAACTGCACTAGCATCCATGTTTTTAGGGATCTACAGTTCAtctttgtcttgttttccTCTGCGCTGAATCCCTTCGTGTATGCATGGCGTTTACCAAACTTTCGAAGAGCGTTCAAGAAGATTTTACGATCACGAAAAACACACGAAACAGCAACATCTTCGAGTCTACAAGAAAATCGGGAGCATACTCCCAGAACCTTAGAATTCTCTTGA